The following are encoded in a window of Trichomycterus rosablanca isolate fTriRos1 chromosome 13, fTriRos1.hap1, whole genome shotgun sequence genomic DNA:
- the LOC134324862 gene encoding solute carrier family 2, facilitated glucose transporter member 1: MAAGQFTNTHVCSYAQGQLTATLLTSVVAAVFGSLQIGYHTGNLNSPARIIEEFFNVTWKSRNNEAMPDHTLTLLWSLSVSIKDFGALLGSLGVKSLASSYGRRNPILIGNALSIVGVSLMFLCKAAKSFELFILGRFIFGLFCGLTMCLNPVYIQEISPINLRGAFASLNQVSFASGILLGMIVGLETVLGTENYWTFMLSLSLIPAILQYMILPFCPESPRYLFINCGKEKEAKAALSRLRRNPDKITEELKEMTEEASHIEARLRVKEFFTKQCYRQPMILILMTSLGSQLSGFNAVINYSTKIFTKAKFNEAEYLTLGVGVINVAFTIVAVFLVERAGRRKLLLTGFMSLAICNLLMTLTDSMLNIVPESRGFQVLVMFLLISAYELGPGPISWFIAAELVDQSARPIAMAFVSLINWGGKFLLALLFPELWKLCGAYVYLIFMLMALVAFTYTMIRLPETKGRTFDDIAAEFRGAEKILMHDKTSFNTFS; encoded by the exons ATGGCAGCTGGACAG TTTACTAATACGCATGTTTGTTCTTATGCCCAGGGCCAGCTAACTGCCACGCTGCTAACCTCAGTGGTGGCAGCGGTGTTTGGCTCACTGCAGATTGGATATCACACTGGCAATTTAAACTCCCCAGCAAGA ATCATCGAGGAATTCTTTAATGTGACATGGAAATCCAGGAACAACGAGGCCATGCCAGACCACACTCTCACATTACTGTGGTCTCTGTCAGTCAGCATCAAGGATTTTGGAGCCCTGCTGGGGTCACTGGGGGTCAAAAGCCTTGCGAGTTCATATGGAAG GAGGAACCCTATTCTTATTGGCAATGCTTTGTCTATAGTGGGGGtcagtctgatgttcctctgcaAGGCAGCTAAGTCTTTTGAACTTTTCATTCTAGGCCGCTTTATTTTTGGCCTGTTTTGTGGACTGACGATGTGTTTAAACCCGGTATACATCCAAGAAATTTCCCCAATTAACCTTCGTGGTGCCTTTGCATCCCTCAATCAAGTTTCTTTTGCTTCTGGCATTTTACTGGGAATG ataGTGGGCTTGGAGACAGTGTTGGGGACAGAGAACTACTGGACATTTATGCTGTCCCTCTCCCTTATACCTGCAATCCTTCAATATATGATCCTACCTTTCTGCCCTGAGAGCCCACGATACCTTTTTATCAACTGTGGCAAAGAGAAGGAGGCAAAAGCTG CCTTAAGTAGGCTGAGACGAAACCCTGACAAGATCACTGAGGAACTGAAGGAAATGACGGAGGAAGCGTCCCACATAGAAGCAAGACTAAGAGTCAAAGAATTCTTTACAAAACAATGCTACAGACAGCCGATGATCCTTATCCTAATGACAAGCCTGGGGAGCCAGTTATCTGGATTTAATGCG gtaatTAATTATTCAACTAAAATATTCACCAAGGCAAAATTTAATGAAGCTGAATACCTGACGCTGGGCGTAGGAGTCATCAATGTAGCATTCACCATAGTGGCT gTCTTTCTGGTGGAGAGGGCTGGGCGTAGGAAGCTGCTCCTTACTGGCTTCATGTCATTAGCTATATGTAATTTACTCATGACCCTCACAGATTCCATGCTG AATATAGTGCCAGAGAGCCGTGGTTTTCAGGTTCTGGTGATGTTCCTCCTGATCTCAGCCTATGAGTTGGGACCTGGGCCAATTTCTTGGTTTATTGCTGCTGAGCTTGTCGACCAGTCGGCCCGACCCATCGCCATGGCTTTCGTCAGCTTAATTAACTGGGGTGGAAAATTTCTTCTTGCGCTTCTTTTTCCGGAATTATGG aaacTGTGTGGCGCCTATGTCTATCTGATCTTTATGTTAATGGCCTTGGTGGCATTTACTTACACAATGATTCGCCTCCCAGAAACCAAGGGCCGTACTTTCGATGACATTGCTGCAGAATTTCGGGGGGCTGAGAAGATCCTCATGCATGACAAGACaagttttaatacattttcctGA